A region of Thermovibrio ammonificans HB-1 DNA encodes the following proteins:
- a CDS encoding NifB/NifX family molybdenum-iron cluster-binding protein codes for MKTAIPVVEDRGLDSPVARSFIEAPLFFLASVEGSDLRLELYENPAKDEQELLELLLSYGVKRVVGRELPPKTEEGLKLYGVEVVKEEYPTLAKALEALFS; via the coding sequence ATGAAGACTGCAATTCCCGTTGTTGAGGATAGGGGGCTTGACTCACCGGTGGCCCGTTCGTTTATAGAAGCTCCCCTCTTCTTCTTGGCTTCTGTTGAGGGGAGTGATTTGAGGCTTGAGCTTTACGAGAACCCGGCAAAGGACGAGCAGGAGCTTCTTGAGCTTCTACTCTCTTACGGCGTTAAGCGGGTTGTCGGCAGGGAACTTCCCCCCAAAACCGAAGAGGGGCTTAAACTCTACGGTGTAGAGGTAGTTAAGGAGGAGTACCCTACGCTGGCTAAGGCGTTGGAAGCGCTCTTTTCTTAG
- a CDS encoding O-methyltransferase, protein MEFKRWRNLSEILPQDVEEFCNSFNSEEPILRELRELATREKVPILLPSAAQLLRLIVKLRKPRKVLEVGTGIGYSTLTIHFASPESSITTVDSNPKRLKTAESFFQRANAPVETVLADGLEFMREALSAGEEYDLIFIDSTKGEYPFYIYKVEALLSDRGIAIFDNVLFRGLVAKDEEEIPDKYKRSTNLLKLFLNQLVKFPNYSTIILPIGDGFAIHQPLR, encoded by the coding sequence ATGGAATTTAAGAGGTGGAGGAACCTAAGCGAAATTTTACCCCAGGACGTAGAAGAGTTCTGCAACAGCTTTAACAGCGAAGAGCCCATACTCAGAGAACTTCGAGAGCTGGCAACAAGGGAGAAAGTTCCCATCCTGCTCCCCTCAGCAGCACAGCTACTGAGGCTCATAGTAAAGCTCCGCAAACCCCGAAAAGTTCTCGAGGTGGGAACGGGAATAGGCTACAGCACCCTCACCATCCACTTTGCCAGCCCCGAAAGCTCCATTACAACCGTAGACTCTAACCCGAAGAGGCTAAAAACTGCAGAGAGCTTCTTCCAGAGGGCAAACGCCCCCGTAGAAACCGTTCTGGCCGACGGCCTCGAGTTTATGAGGGAGGCGCTGTCGGCGGGGGAGGAGTATGACCTCATCTTTATCGATTCAACAAAAGGAGAGTACCCGTTCTACATCTATAAAGTTGAGGCCCTTCTATCCGATAGGGGTATCGCCATCTTCGACAACGTCCTGTTCAGAGGTCTCGTTGCAAAAGACGAAGAGGAGATACCCGATAAGTACAAAAGGAGCACGAATCTTCTTAAATTATTCCTTAATCAATTGGTTAAATTTCCAAACTATTCCACAATTATCCTACCTATTGGAGATGGATTTGCGATTCATCAACCACTTCGATAA
- a CDS encoding DNA polymerase I — translation MDRVFLFDGTGLAYKAYHAIKGLSTTDGFPTNAVYGFARLFLKMLRELKPRYCAVAFDAGRKTFRSEISKDYKANRKPTPDDFKVQLPYIKEFLKCLGVKVLELPGYEADDIIGTLVKRLQEKGFEVVIVTSDKDMKQLLSPRVSILVPPKGKEKAKWIDYSSFKEETGIEPETVPDLFGLSGDRTDNIPGVPGIGEKTALKLLREFKNLEGIYENLDRLPKGQREKLEKHRESAFKSRELARIETNAPVDVALEELLLKEPNGECLGKLIEKLQMRSLYGEIEKLFPNIRFSPPLQEGEEVEADEIKSLLTADLLPKEVATAEVKGGIYVAADGKFSKVSPRELPALARGNKLYVFNLKELYHTVGAELKKLKTFDISLGYYLLNPLLKDYSPEQVIGNLLGAKVELPVHLHHGIKAGKEVEKKLKEEGLYRLYAEVEHPLSYVLYKMEKRGVPFSEKALMELERELEEKISEVETKIFELAGEKFNLNSPKQLSKVLFEKLGLKPVKKTRSGYSTDVETLTTLALEGHEIAVHILDYRKLSKLLSSFVKALLKRIDETGRVHGNFIQTGTATGRLSSAEPNLQNLPVSDPLSLRVRRAVRAPEGYTLVWADYSQVELRILAHLSQDRNLIEAFLKGEDIHTETAKHLFHTRQITDRERRVAKTVNFGIIYGMSPHGLAERLSIPLQEAKDYIERYFQKFPKVREFIEETVREAYKKGFVETAFGRRRPLPELKEKSFHKRSFGERAAVNTVIQGTAADIMKMAMVNLQPEAEKLNSYIILQVHDELVLEAPEGAEEEVAAKVKQVMEGAANLSVPLTVEVKSGKEWS, via the coding sequence ATGGATAGGGTTTTCCTGTTCGACGGCACCGGGCTGGCCTACAAAGCCTACCACGCCATTAAAGGGCTATCGACAACCGACGGATTCCCCACAAACGCCGTTTACGGCTTCGCAAGGCTTTTTTTAAAAATGCTCAGAGAGCTGAAACCCCGCTACTGTGCGGTGGCGTTCGACGCCGGCCGGAAAACGTTCAGGAGTGAGATTTCAAAGGACTACAAGGCCAACAGGAAACCCACCCCCGACGACTTTAAGGTTCAGCTTCCCTACATTAAGGAGTTTCTAAAATGCCTGGGGGTTAAGGTGCTGGAGCTCCCGGGCTACGAAGCAGACGACATTATAGGAACGCTCGTCAAAAGGCTTCAGGAAAAGGGATTTGAGGTTGTAATTGTAACTTCCGATAAGGACATGAAGCAGCTGCTCTCCCCGAGGGTTTCGATTCTGGTACCTCCGAAAGGTAAGGAGAAGGCAAAGTGGATAGACTACAGCTCCTTTAAGGAGGAAACCGGCATAGAGCCCGAAACAGTACCGGACCTGTTCGGGTTGAGCGGAGACAGAACGGATAATATACCGGGAGTTCCGGGGATAGGGGAGAAAACGGCCCTAAAGCTTTTAAGGGAGTTTAAAAACCTTGAGGGTATATACGAAAACCTCGACAGACTCCCTAAAGGCCAGAGGGAAAAGCTGGAGAAGCACAGGGAGTCGGCCTTTAAAAGTCGGGAGCTTGCCAGGATAGAGACAAACGCTCCTGTAGATGTGGCGCTTGAGGAGCTTCTCCTGAAGGAACCAAACGGCGAGTGCCTCGGGAAGCTCATAGAGAAGCTCCAGATGAGGAGCCTGTACGGAGAGATTGAGAAGCTCTTCCCCAACATCCGGTTCTCCCCTCCGCTCCAAGAGGGAGAGGAGGTTGAAGCAGACGAGATTAAATCGCTGCTCACAGCCGACCTTCTGCCCAAAGAGGTTGCCACGGCAGAGGTAAAGGGTGGGATTTACGTAGCCGCCGACGGCAAGTTCTCGAAAGTAAGCCCGAGAGAGCTTCCAGCCCTCGCAAGGGGCAACAAACTCTACGTGTTCAACCTGAAAGAGCTCTACCACACCGTAGGAGCCGAGCTCAAAAAGTTAAAGACCTTCGACATCTCACTGGGTTACTACCTGCTGAACCCCCTACTCAAGGACTACTCCCCGGAGCAGGTAATAGGGAACCTCCTCGGAGCAAAAGTTGAGCTTCCCGTCCACCTACACCACGGTATAAAGGCGGGCAAAGAGGTAGAGAAAAAGCTCAAAGAGGAGGGACTCTACAGGCTCTACGCCGAGGTGGAGCACCCCCTAAGCTACGTTCTGTACAAAATGGAAAAAAGGGGGGTTCCCTTCTCTGAGAAGGCCCTAATGGAACTCGAGAGGGAGCTGGAGGAGAAGATTTCCGAGGTGGAGACCAAAATTTTCGAGCTGGCAGGCGAGAAGTTCAACTTGAACTCGCCGAAACAGCTCTCGAAGGTGCTGTTCGAAAAGCTCGGGCTCAAGCCGGTAAAGAAAACCCGGTCAGGCTACTCAACAGACGTTGAGACCCTGACAACCCTCGCACTCGAAGGCCACGAAATAGCGGTTCACATACTGGACTACAGGAAACTATCGAAACTCCTCAGCTCGTTTGTAAAGGCCCTCCTAAAGAGAATAGACGAAACCGGAAGAGTGCACGGCAATTTTATCCAGACAGGAACGGCAACCGGCAGGCTCAGTTCGGCAGAGCCGAACCTACAGAACCTTCCCGTTTCAGACCCCCTTTCCCTCAGGGTGAGGAGAGCCGTCAGGGCCCCCGAAGGCTACACTCTGGTGTGGGCCGATTACTCTCAGGTAGAGCTGAGAATACTGGCCCACCTGTCTCAGGACAGGAACTTGATAGAGGCGTTCTTAAAGGGGGAAGACATCCACACCGAAACGGCAAAGCACCTGTTCCACACCCGGCAAATCACCGATAGAGAGAGGCGAGTTGCAAAAACCGTCAACTTCGGCATCATCTACGGGATGAGCCCCCACGGCCTCGCAGAGAGGCTCTCAATCCCCCTTCAGGAGGCAAAAGATTACATAGAGCGCTACTTCCAGAAGTTTCCGAAAGTCAGAGAGTTCATTGAAGAGACCGTAAGAGAAGCCTACAAAAAGGGGTTTGTAGAAACGGCCTTCGGCCGGAGAAGGCCCCTGCCGGAGCTTAAAGAGAAGAGCTTCCACAAGAGGAGCTTCGGCGAGAGGGCCGCAGTGAACACAGTAATCCAGGGAACCGCCGCCGACATTATGAAGATGGCCATGGTAAACCTGCAGCCGGAGGCGGAAAAGCTCAACAGCTACATAATACTCCAGGTACACGATGAACTCGTACTCGAAGCCCCAGAAGGGGCAGAAGAGGAGGTAGCCGCCAAAGTAAAACAGGTAATGGAGGGAGCAGCCAACTTGTCGGTTCCGCTGACAGTAGAAGTGAAAAGCGGCAAAGAGTGGAGCTAA